From one Phycisphaerales bacterium genomic stretch:
- a CDS encoding prepilin-type N-terminal cleavage/methylation domain-containing protein has product MNREARPVRRGFTLIEFIVVLVVLVLLVVILMPASSHHQHNDMLTCQTRSNQLYKGLLLYANDSGGVYPLPMEISPETAAIGAQSGNSSANLLSYMVFETYSVPEFVICPGDPNPNVDVKTDYRYGTQDDPNWNPAWKWDPSFSADITRPGANVSYATLAMIGDRAKNQWRDSLDPNFAVAADRGPRDGVWDAKSLTLLSHGKRDDWTGNVAFNDGSVRGMKFTRKDAAPFAANGDNLFFADDGETGGDMWLGLFGATDETTTTPYWD; this is encoded by the coding sequence GTGAACAGAGAGGCTCGTCCGGTCCGCCGCGGTTTCACGCTCATCGAGTTCATCGTTGTACTCGTGGTGCTCGTCTTACTCGTCGTAATCCTGATGCCCGCGTCGAGCCACCACCAGCACAACGACATGCTGACCTGTCAGACTCGATCGAATCAGCTCTACAAGGGACTTCTCCTCTACGCGAACGACTCCGGCGGCGTGTATCCGCTCCCCATGGAAATCTCACCAGAGACGGCGGCGATCGGCGCTCAATCCGGCAACTCGTCCGCCAATCTGCTTTCGTATATGGTGTTCGAAACGTACTCCGTGCCGGAGTTTGTCATTTGCCCCGGCGACCCAAATCCCAATGTGGACGTGAAGACCGACTACCGCTACGGCACGCAGGATGATCCGAACTGGAACCCCGCCTGGAAATGGGACCCGAGCTTCAGCGCCGACATCACGCGGCCAGGCGCGAACGTGAGTTACGCCACGCTGGCGATGATCGGCGATCGTGCGAAGAACCAGTGGCGCGACTCGCTCGATCCCAACTTCGCCGTGGCGGCCGACCGCGGACCCAGGGACGGCGTCTGGGATGCGAAGTCCCTGACACTGCTCAGCCATGGCAAGCGCGATGACTGGACCGGCAACGTCGCGTTCAACGACGGCAGCGTGCGCGGCATGAAGTTCACAAGGAAGGACGCGGCGCCATTCGCCGCGAACGGCGACAACCTCTTCTTCGCCGACGATGGTGAGACGGGCGGCGACATGTGGCTCGGCCTCTTCGGCGCGACCGATGAAACGACGACCACGCCGTACTGGGATTGA
- a CDS encoding prepilin-type N-terminal cleavage/methylation domain-containing protein has product MRASNRPVRRGFTLIELLVVVLVCAALFWLLWRVNGTTCGVSPQVRCMTRVRQICVGVALYSDDSGGSYPIPMGISPETAALSKQSGNSSANLFSYLIFNTYCSPDAITCPSDANPNLVVKTNYRYGTPDDEGWNTAWKWDPSLSADITQWGANASYATLAMIGDRRTNHWKYLNDPNFAVAGDRGPKDGVWNAKSLTLQNHGNRDAWKGSVAMNDGSVQVSVFGAKDSPSFAINGDNLFFADDGSMGGDMWLGLFGATDETTTTPYWD; this is encoded by the coding sequence GTGCGAGCTTCGAACAGGCCAGTCCGCCGCGGTTTCACGCTCATTGAACTTCTTGTAGTGGTGCTCGTCTGCGCAGCACTCTTCTGGTTACTCTGGCGAGTGAATGGCACGACTTGTGGCGTGAGTCCTCAAGTACGTTGCATGACACGCGTCCGGCAGATCTGCGTGGGGGTGGCACTCTACAGCGACGATTCCGGCGGCTCCTACCCCATCCCGATGGGCATCTCGCCCGAGACGGCTGCGCTGAGCAAGCAATCTGGCAACTCGTCCGCCAACCTCTTTTCCTACCTGATCTTCAACACCTATTGCTCGCCTGACGCGATCACGTGCCCGAGCGATGCAAACCCGAACCTTGTCGTCAAGACCAACTATCGTTACGGAACGCCGGACGACGAGGGCTGGAACACTGCCTGGAAGTGGGACCCGAGCCTCAGCGCGGACATTACCCAATGGGGCGCCAATGCCAGCTACGCGACGCTCGCAATGATCGGTGACCGCAGGACGAACCACTGGAAGTACCTCAACGACCCGAACTTCGCGGTGGCCGGCGATCGCGGACCGAAGGATGGGGTGTGGAATGCGAAATCTCTCACCTTGCAGAACCACGGCAATCGCGATGCCTGGAAAGGGAGCGTCGCGATGAACGATGGGAGCGTGCAGGTATCGGTCTTCGGGGCCAAGGACTCACCGAGCTTCGCCATCAACGGCGACAACCTCTTTTTTGCCGACGACGGGAGCATGGGAGGCGACATGTGGCTCGGCCTCTTCGGCGCGACCGATGAAACGACGACCACGCCGTACTGGGATTGA
- a CDS encoding GIY-YIG nuclease family protein, which translates to MSAFHLYTLRCADQSLYVGVTAELDSRVDVHNSGRGSAHTAKRRPVSLVYSEPHPTLSAARKREIQIKRWSRGKKEALIAGDVKQLHELSRRRTR; encoded by the coding sequence GTGTCTGCCTTTCATCTCTACACTCTCCGTTGCGCCGACCAGTCTCTCTACGTCGGCGTCACCGCCGAACTCGACTCAAGAGTTGACGTCCACAACAGCGGTCGTGGTTCAGCCCACACCGCGAAGCGGAGACCGGTCTCGCTGGTCTACTCCGAGCCACATCCCACATTGAGCGCCGCTCGAAAGCGCGAAATCCAAATCAAGAGATGGTCCCGGGGAAAAAAGGAAGCCCTCATCGCCGGAGACGTGAAGCAACTCCACGAGTTGAGTCGGCGACGCACAAGATGA